A stretch of Miscanthus floridulus cultivar M001 chromosome 13, ASM1932011v1, whole genome shotgun sequence DNA encodes these proteins:
- the LOC136500879 gene encoding uncharacterized protein isoform X1 — translation MAAARAALRLQRQSLAANPFLFSGHGLRYRKLEVILTTTIDKLGKTGDVVKVAPGHFRNHLMPKMLAVPNLDKFAILVREQRKLYQHEEEVVVKQVTKEDDDARLQEERLKQYQAAAKRLDNALLVLRRFISTGNELRTPVTKDEIVSEVARQLNITIHPENLHLQSPLASLGEFELPLRLPQDIPRPEGKLQWTLKVKIRRK, via the exons atggccgccgcccgcGCTGCCCTCCGCCTTCAGCGCCAGAGCCTCGCCGCCAACCCCTTTCTCTTCTCCGGCCATGGCCTGCGCTACCGCAAGCTCGAGGTCATCCTCACTACG ACGATTGATAAGCTGGGGAAAACAGGGGATGTGGTCAAGGTGGCGCCTGGCCACTTCCGCAACCACCTCATGCCCAAGATGCTTGCTGTCCCGAACCTGGACAAATTCGCCATACTCGTCCGAGAGCAGCGCAAG CTCTATCAACATGAAGAGGAGGTCGTGGTGAAACAAGTCACAAAGGAAGATGATGATGCCCGG CTACAGGAAGAAAGACTGAAGCAGTACCAAGCAGCAGCAAAGCGGTTAGATAATGCACTCTTG GTGTTGAGGAGGTTCATCTCGACTGGAAATGAGCTGCGTACTCCTGTAACAAAAGATGAAATTGTTTCCGAG GTGGCAAGGCAACTCAACATCACCATCCATCCGGAGAATCTGCACCTGCAGTCACCTTTAGCATCGCTTGGTGAATTTGAGTTGCCCCTCCGGTTACCACAGGACATACCGCGCCCAGAAGGTAAGCTCCAATGGACTCTGAAGGTTAAGATCAGGAGAAAATAA
- the LOC136500879 gene encoding uncharacterized protein isoform X2 gives MAAARAALRLQRQSLAANPFLFSGHGLRYRKLEVILTTTIDKLGKTGDVVKVAPGHFRNHLMPKMLAVPNLDKFAILVREQRKLYQHEEEVVVKQVTKEDDDARLQEERLKQYQAAAKRLDNALLVLRRFISTGNELRTPVTKDEIVSEVARQLNITIHPENLHLQSPLASLGEFELPLRLPQDIPRPED, from the exons atggccgccgcccgcGCTGCCCTCCGCCTTCAGCGCCAGAGCCTCGCCGCCAACCCCTTTCTCTTCTCCGGCCATGGCCTGCGCTACCGCAAGCTCGAGGTCATCCTCACTACG ACGATTGATAAGCTGGGGAAAACAGGGGATGTGGTCAAGGTGGCGCCTGGCCACTTCCGCAACCACCTCATGCCCAAGATGCTTGCTGTCCCGAACCTGGACAAATTCGCCATACTCGTCCGAGAGCAGCGCAAG CTCTATCAACATGAAGAGGAGGTCGTGGTGAAACAAGTCACAAAGGAAGATGATGATGCCCGG CTACAGGAAGAAAGACTGAAGCAGTACCAAGCAGCAGCAAAGCGGTTAGATAATGCACTCTTG GTGTTGAGGAGGTTCATCTCGACTGGAAATGAGCTGCGTACTCCTGTAACAAAAGATGAAATTGTTTCCGAG GTGGCAAGGCAACTCAACATCACCATCCATCCGGAGAATCTGCACCTGCAGTCACCTTTAGCATCGCTTGGTGAATTTGAGTTGCCCCTCCGGTTACCACAGGACATACCGCGCCCAGAAG